Proteins found in one Quercus robur chromosome 2, dhQueRobu3.1, whole genome shotgun sequence genomic segment:
- the LOC126715676 gene encoding serine carboxypeptidase II-2-like: MTHPRGPFGFVNKILTIFIYVYLGITIAASSTDPLAQQQLDKVLQLPGQNFNVSFAHYAGYITVNEDSGRALFYWFIEATKDPDSKPLVLWLNGGPGCSSIAYGEAEEIGPFHIKPDGKTLYLNPYSWNKVANLIFLDSPVGVGFSYSKNSSDVLNNGDKRTAEDSLAFLLKWFERFPQFKGRDFYIAGESYAGHYVPQLSQAIVRYNAALKEKAIKLKGYMVGNALTDDHHDHLGIFQFLWTTGLISDQTYRQLNLLCAFQPFLNVSEACYNILVVASTELGNIDQYSIFTPPCTANVSQSNRLKKRMNHMVGHIKMKYDPCTEEHAIVYFNLPSVQKALHVDPAHAPSPWSTCSELVNTNWKDSPRTMLDVYHELIHSGLRIWMFSGDTDAVLPVTATRMSIDALKLATLGPWRAWYDDGQVGGWTQDYAGLTYVTVRGAGHEVPLHKPKLALALIKAFLSGNSTRLASA, encoded by the exons ATGACCCATCCAAGAGGACCCTTTGGTTTTGTTAACAAAATCTTGACCATCTTCATATATGTCTATCTGGGCATCACTATCGCAGCCTCTTCTACAGACCCACTTGCCCAACAACAACTGGACAAGGTTCTACAACTCCCAGGACAGAACTTTAACGTGAGCTTTGCACACTATGCTGGTTACATAACAGTCAATGAAGATTCTGGGAGAGCTCTTTTCTATTGGTTCATTGAGGCTACTAAGGATCCTGACTCAAAGCCTCTTGTTCTTTGGCTTAATGGAG GGCCTGGATGTTCATCCATTGCTTATGGGGAGGCAGAGGAAATTGGCCCTTTTCACATTAAGCCTGATGGGAAGACCCTTTATTTGAACCCTTACTCTTGGAATAAAG TTgccaatcttatatttcttgaTTCCCCTGTTGGAGTTGGTTTTTCTTATTCGAAAAATTCCTCCGATGTGCTGAATAATGGAGATAAAAGAACTG CTGAGGACTCTCTAGCATTTTTATTGAAGTGGTTTGAACGCTTTCCTCAATTCAAAGGAAGGGACTTTTATATTGCAGGAGAGAGCTATGCAG GACATTATGTTCCTCAACTAAGCCAAGCCATTGTAAGGTACAACGCAGCATTAAAGGAAAAAGCAATTAAGCTGAAAGGATATATG GTTGGAAATGCTCTAACTGACGATCACCATGACCACTTGGGTATTTTCCAGTTTTTGTGGACTACTGGTTTAATTTCTGATCAAACATACAGGCAGCTGAACCTTCTCTGTGCTTTTCAGCCATTTCTTAACGTCTCAGAAgcatgttataatattttagtcGTTGCTAGTACAGAACTTGGAAACATTGACCAATATAGCATCTTCACTCCCCCTTGCACTGCTAACGTAAGCCAGTCAAATAGGCTGAAGAAAAGAATGAATCAT ATGGTTGGTCACATCAAAATGAAGTATGATCCTTGCACCGAGGAGCACGCAATTGTTTACTTCAATTTACCTTCGGTACAAAAGGCACTTCATGTTGATCCAGCTCATGCACCATCTCCATGGTCAACCTGCAG CGAATTGGTAAATACTAACTGGAAGGATTCTCCTCGGACAATGCTGGACGTTTACCATGAGCTGATTCATTCAGGACTGCGTATATGGATGTTCAG TGGTGACACAGATGCCGTACTCCCAGTTACAGCGACCCGGATGAGTATAGATGCTCTTAAGCTTGCGACTTTGGGACCTTGGCGTGCCTGGTATGATGATGGACAG GTGGGTGGATGGACTCAAGACTATGCTGGGCTTACCTATGTAACAGTCCGGGGAGCAGGACATGAAGTTCCTTTGCATAAGCCCAAACTAGCTTTGGCACTCATTAAAGCCTTCTTGTCAGGGAACTCAACGAGACTGGCCAGTGCATGA